A stretch of DNA from Gottschalkia acidurici 9a:
AATATGAACTTTACAGCTCAAGGATATGCTGAGTTAAGTCGTAAGTTAAATCCTGATATAGCAGTTCTTGAAGGAGGATATTCAATAGAAGGAGCCCTTCCCTATGTTAATTTAGGAATAATTTTAGCCATGGCTGGACTTGACTATTCACAAGTACATGAACATGATTATGATAAAGAAAAATTAAAGCAGAGTAGAGATATAACAAAATATATAGAGCGAGTTTCTGAAGAAGTCTATAGCAAGTGGAAAAATCGTGACAAACTTAGAAAAGAGAAATATGAAGGTAGAGAGTATATAGAGCAATCTAGACAAATATATTACGATACTGATGGAATAACAGAAAATCAAAAACAAGTATTTTTTACATGCAATAAATGTAGTGGATTAAATACAATAAACTCTACTAGTAGTACTAGATTTCACATACTTGCAATAACTATACCTAGAGATGCATGCTCAAGCTGCTTAGATAAGGGATATAAACTATATAAAGATACTTTATTAGATAACTTTACAAATGTATATCTTCAAGATAAAGTTAATGATAAATATTATGCTAAATCTAAATAAATTGAGGTGAGTTATATATTGAAAAGAAGTAGTGGTATACTTATGAGTATAACATCATTACCAAATGCATACGGGATAGGAACTTTTGGAAAAGAAGCCTACGAATTTGTAGATTTTTTAAATAAAAGTGGTCAATCTTATTGGCAAGTATTACCACTGAATCCAACTAGCTTTGGTGACTCACCATATCAGAGTCCTTCAGCTTTTGCTGGGAATCCATATTTTATAGATTTTGAACTCTTAGAGAGGGACAATTTATTAAAGAAAAGTGACTATGAGTTTATTGATTTTGGATGTGACGAAGAAAGAATTGATTATGAAAAGATATTTAAAAATAAGATGAAAGTTTTAAGAATAGCTTTTACAAATAAAGATGAAATAGAAGATGAAGATATAAAAAAGTTTAGAAAAGAAAATCAATACTGGGTAGAAGACTATGCACTTTACATGGCACTTAAATATAAGTTTGATTTAAAATCGTGGCAAGACTGGGATAAAGATATAAAGATAAGAGAAAAAGAGAAAGTGAATTATTATAAAAAGAAACTTAAAGAAGAGATAGATTACTGGATATTTATTCAGTTTTTATTTTTTAAACAATGGAACAACTTAAAAGACTATGCCAATAGAAAAAGAATAAAGATAATAGGAGATGTACCAATATATGTAGCAGAAGACAGTGCAGACACTTGGGCAAATAGCGAAATTTTTTTATTAGATGATAACAGAGTTCCCATAGTTGTATCAGGAGTCCCGCCAGATGGATTTAGTTCTGATGGACAATTATGGGGTAATCCAATATATAATTGGGACTTATTAGAAGAAAGAAATTTTGATTGGTGGATAGAGAGACTTACTATGAATCTTAATCTATATGATGTAATAAGAATAGATCACTTTAGAGGGTTTGAGTCTTATTGGCAAGTTAAATACGGAGAAAGAACAGCAGTAAATGGAGAATGGGTTAAGGGACCAAATATAAGGTTTTTTAAAACTGTCTATAATTGCTTAGGAAATATTCCAATTATAGTAGAGGATTTAGGATATTTAACTAAAGAAGTACTAGAATTGAGGGACAAATTAGGATATCCAGGTATGAAGATCCTACAGTTTGCATTTGATTCAGATGAAAACAATGACTACTTACCACACAACTATGATAGAAACTGTGTAGCATATACGGGAACACATGATAATAATACAGTAATAGGATGGCTTGATAACACTGATAGAAGAGTATTAGAGTTTTGTAGTAAATATTTAGGACTAAATCAAGAGGAAGGTTATAACTGGGGAATGATAAGAGGTACTTGGGCTTCAATTGCAAACTTATCAATAGCTCAGCTACAAGATTTTTTATCTATAGATAGTAAAGGAAGAATGAATATACCATCTAAAGTTGATGGCAATTGGCAATGGAGATTGAAAAAGGAACAACTGACAAGTGATTTAGCAGAAAAAATATATTCTCTTACCAAAATGTATAGACGAATAAGAGATTAATAAGAAATGCCTGTAACAGTATCACATTCTAATAAGTATACTAGAAAAGAGAATAGCCTATTTAAAGTAATATTGGACTATTCTATAGATCAAGTAATAGGAGTGATAATATTGTTACATGGTAAAAAGTATATAATGAGAAATTTATTTAAATTTAGAATAGTTGATAACAAATCAGGTGAATTAACACTAAGAGCTAAAGTTTCACCACAGCTTTTTAACGAGCTAAAAGCATATGATGGATATTTAGAAAATGCCATAAATCTATTAGATGGTATTAGTGAATCAAAACTTGATTATGATAAAGGGAATATATTTATAAAGTATAGTACTGATGTTGTGGGAGAAGAAACAATAATGAACTGGATCAACAAAATAATAGATATGACGGTAGATAATTATGACTTAATATCAGAAAGCTCAGGAAGCGGTTTAGATGAAGTAATGGATGAATTACAACAAAAGTTAAAAAAAGAGGTTTTATATATATAGAATATGATAATAATAAAATCACTATCAATATTATTTAAAAAATAATAATGATAGTGATTTTATTGCAAATAACAAAGGAGGTATTTTAATGGGCAAAATATTAGGCCATTTTATAACACCTCACCCACCAATCATAATACCAGAGATAGGAATGGGTGAAGAAGATAAAGTAATAAATACTGTGAACTCCATGAAAAAGATAGCTAAAGATATCAGAGAGCTACAACCAGATACTATAGTTATAATTACACCACACGGTCCGATGTTTAGGGATGCAATAGCTATATCAGACATAGAAAATATAAAAGGTACGTTTGGCATATTCGAACAGCCAGATGTCAAACTAGAAAATAATATAGATGTTTCATTAACTAAAAGGATTATAAACTATACTCTTGAAGAAGATATATCTATAGCTTCTATAACTAATAACTCTGAAAAAGAGTATGGTATAGTTTGTGAATTGGATCATGGAAGTATGGTTCCGCTTTATTATATAAATAGAGAGTATAAAGATTATAGAATAGTACATATAACTTACGGAATACTTTCCAAAGACGAACTCTATAAATTTGGAATGATTATAAAGCAAGCTATTTTAGATGAGGATAAAAGTGCTGTTATTATTGCGAGTGGAGATTTATCTCACAGACTAAGTAATAGTGGGCCTTATGAATACAGTCCTAATGGTTCTAAATTTGATAAACAGCTATTGACACTATTAGAAAGTGGAGACACACTAGGTGTGTTTACAATGGATAAAGACTTAATAGAAGAAGCTGGAGAGTGTGGACTTAGGTCATTTTACATATTACTTGGAATAATGGATACAGATGAAATTAAGGGAGAACTTTTATCTTACGAAGGAACTTTTGGAGTAGGATATGGAGTTTTAAAATTTATAACTAAAGATGGAGAAAAAGAAAGTTACTTAGAAAAAATAATAGAAATCAACAAAGAAGATATAATCAGAAAGTTAAGAAGCGAAGATATATATGTAAAACTTGCTAGAGAAAGTTTAAATTATTACTTAGAAAATGAAGAGTACATGCCTATACCTGAAAATATACCTGAGGACTTACTAAATATAAAAAGGGGTGTATTTGTATCTTTTAAAAAAGAAGGAGAACTTAGAGGATGTATAGGAACAATATTACCAACAACAAATAATGTTGTTTTTGAAATAATAAAAAACTCAGTTGAAGCTGGAACT
This window harbors:
- the amrA gene encoding AmmeMemoRadiSam system protein A, translating into MGKILGHFITPHPPIIIPEIGMGEEDKVINTVNSMKKIAKDIRELQPDTIVIITPHGPMFRDAIAISDIENIKGTFGIFEQPDVKLENNIDVSLTKRIINYTLEEDISIASITNNSEKEYGIVCELDHGSMVPLYYINREYKDYRIVHITYGILSKDELYKFGMIIKQAILDEDKSAVIIASGDLSHRLSNSGPYEYSPNGSKFDKQLLTLLESGDTLGVFTMDKDLIEEAGECGLRSFYILLGIMDTDEIKGELLSYEGTFGVGYGVLKFITKDGEKESYLEKIIEINKEDIIRKLRSEDIYVKLARESLNYYLENEEYMPIPENIPEDLLNIKRGVFVSFKKEGELRGCIGTILPTTNNVVFEIIKNSVEAGTKDPRFFPIDNDELDYLEVSVDEIMEPEPATFDSLDPKRYGVIVRSGMRTGLLLPDLEGVDTSAEQVDISLQKAGISKSDKYTLERFEVIRHR
- the malQ gene encoding 4-alpha-glucanotransferase, giving the protein MKRSSGILMSITSLPNAYGIGTFGKEAYEFVDFLNKSGQSYWQVLPLNPTSFGDSPYQSPSAFAGNPYFIDFELLERDNLLKKSDYEFIDFGCDEERIDYEKIFKNKMKVLRIAFTNKDEIEDEDIKKFRKENQYWVEDYALYMALKYKFDLKSWQDWDKDIKIREKEKVNYYKKKLKEEIDYWIFIQFLFFKQWNNLKDYANRKRIKIIGDVPIYVAEDSADTWANSEIFLLDDNRVPIVVSGVPPDGFSSDGQLWGNPIYNWDLLEERNFDWWIERLTMNLNLYDVIRIDHFRGFESYWQVKYGERTAVNGEWVKGPNIRFFKTVYNCLGNIPIIVEDLGYLTKEVLELRDKLGYPGMKILQFAFDSDENNDYLPHNYDRNCVAYTGTHDNNTVIGWLDNTDRRVLEFCSKYLGLNQEEGYNWGMIRGTWASIANLSIAQLQDFLSIDSKGRMNIPSKVDGNWQWRLKKEQLTSDLAEKIYSLTKMYRRIRD